The sequence GGCTCGCCGCCCCGCACGACCCAGCCGGTCTCCCCGTCGAGGACCGCGTCCGGCGCACCGCCGGAGTCACCCGCGACGACCGGCAGCCCGGTGGCGGAGGCCTCCAGGTAGACGATGCCGAGGCCCTCGACGTCCAGGCCGCCGCGCCGGGTGCGGCACGGCATGGCGAAGACGTCCCCGGCGCCGTAGTGCGCGGGCAGCTCGGACCAGGGCACGGAGCCCGTGAAGCGGACCGATGCCTCGACGCCGGTCTCCCGGGCCAGTCGGCGCAGATCCCGCTCGTAGGGTCCGCCGCCGACGACGAGCAGTACGGCGTCCGGCTCGGCGGCCAGGATGCGGGGCATGGCCCTGATGAGCGTGTCCTGGCCCTTGCGCGGCACCAGGCGCGAGACGCACACGACCACCGGCCGCTCGGTGAGCCCGAGCCGCGCTCGCACCTCGTCGCCGCCCGAGCCGGGGTGGAAGGTCTTCTCGTCGACTCCCGGCGGCAGCTGCACCATGCGCCCGGCCGCGTCGGGTGTGAGCGCGGTCGCGATCCGGGAGCGGGTGTACTCGCCCAGGTACGTGATCGTGTCCGTGGACTCGCCGATCCGGCGCAGCAGCTGCCGGGCGGCGGGCAGCTGGGCCCAGCCGGCCTCGTGCCCGTGGGTGGTGGCCACCAGGCGCCGGGCACCCGCCTCGCGCAGCGCGGGCGCCATCAGGCCGAGCGGCGCGGCCGCCCCGAACCACACCGA is a genomic window of Streptomyces griseochromogenes containing:
- a CDS encoding glycosyltransferase family 4 protein, whose product is MHNTLIVTNDFPPRPGGIQAFLHNMALRLDPGRLVVYASTWKRGREGIAATEAFDAEQPFTVVRDRTTMLLPTPAATRRAVGLLREHGCTSVWFGAAAPLGLMAPALREAGARRLVATTHGHEAGWAQLPAARQLLRRIGESTDTITYLGEYTRSRIATALTPDAAGRMVQLPPGVDEKTFHPGSGGDEVRARLGLTERPVVVCVSRLVPRKGQDTLIRAMPRILAAEPDAVLLVVGGGPYERDLRRLARETGVEASVRFTGSVPWSELPAHYGAGDVFAMPCRTRRGGLDVEGLGIVYLEASATGLPVVAGDSGGAPDAVLDGETGWVVRGGEPAEAAERIVALLADAELRRRMGERGRQWVEEKWRWDLLAEKLRDLL